From the genome of Polyangiaceae bacterium, one region includes:
- a CDS encoding collagen-like protein yields the protein MAYRSSAREEPEIAHAPAGDSLTRIDVSGRAGMPGAPGRRGADGYGSGADGQSGGHAGPAEPGQHAGIIHAVLSPDASNAASVLVGGKYTTADGHRSLLGFAVPMGDAGFIDLVARGGLGGRGGDGGRGGDGATGSSGRDASRYSSGSDGGPGGDGGRGGNGSSGASGGSGGAIVVEVAKEDTHLLMLVRQGVEGGPGGAPGSNGAGGSGGSGGSGGSSYSWTETESYTDSNGDTQTRTTYHSNPGGSSGRSGNRGMPGSAYLTPGAAGSNGSFVIHVTHNGETAAYPDRYELRLLGFEHRSDNDDGIYEPEESIHITNIEVMNVGSMPTPATREVQLSLREQGWIIPEKQHLVVPFSLGPGKRHVFATEKLTAKLGAFHPSKPSDPLAQEEVVRHRAYVPDVRREFSAYENARSFELGRFLIRFPIESSPIETLYSLGPGQAAHLRFRITNTSTRPYGANSQLGRRITFRLFFHESELGDEDLLFFDDTGARVPLSRGFAREIPELLPGQSIVIEGVIAISEKAPFYRAGRMWLSLELGAISDPSRPKPIQYRAFDVRVSRPFDRRSLGDVLLVVNNRTEAGEVEAWQRLCSALGLTCSIYDLSLEGGFDLGGQDSTFIEKLRDRTVVFLNQLMDTAKGERKSIHYAAKGELFDLCASGGRVHVVGETFNFERFLLPTFESAESKAIVPARSTYLVHEKGKPRHTLSVGDAPHQLEITKWSIFGLGFPSEKALRKRALSLHEKLERLYPGRRHVLVWELEPKLVKDYIVASRWDMGRISIHRSLDGVPASISAASMTGPKPDQINGILQHDNVMHFVLALPFTEKLGRLELLTQTSAKSAIRGESEASTEALEDILLRAIVVDLVEEQVDLLRHGWCQGMTPRSLRAALVCMREVSGKLYSSIKGLPEVPAQAALVRILSSMHFFASSQVRAWEYVPPFLFERRAPVMRGVTLDLISECIVRVFGGTDPTSPEGKERIRVAKIAVETARKSLANKYKQAKKQQEWLGNCASYARDLFLAPLSNPAFKRSTNVLRDPKSCIISSGQYVEARSKDQQLAGKRRVMMKRAASAREALLLEERCEELVARANRG from the coding sequence ATGGCTTATCGTTCGAGCGCTCGGGAGGAGCCCGAAATCGCACATGCGCCCGCAGGCGATTCGCTCACTCGTATCGATGTTTCCGGACGCGCAGGTATGCCCGGTGCACCTGGGCGACGTGGAGCCGACGGGTACGGCTCAGGTGCCGACGGCCAGTCCGGCGGACATGCCGGCCCCGCTGAACCGGGGCAACACGCGGGCATCATTCACGCGGTCTTGAGCCCCGATGCATCGAATGCCGCAAGCGTCCTCGTTGGAGGCAAATACACGACGGCCGACGGCCATCGCAGCCTGCTGGGCTTTGCGGTTCCCATGGGCGACGCCGGTTTCATCGATCTCGTGGCGCGTGGAGGCCTCGGAGGACGCGGCGGAGACGGAGGACGCGGCGGCGACGGCGCGACGGGATCGAGCGGTCGCGATGCAAGTCGATATTCGAGCGGCAGCGACGGCGGACCTGGAGGCGATGGCGGGCGTGGCGGCAATGGATCGAGCGGCGCGAGTGGCGGCTCGGGCGGCGCAATCGTCGTGGAAGTCGCCAAAGAGGACACGCATTTGTTGATGCTCGTCAGGCAAGGCGTCGAAGGAGGACCCGGCGGCGCGCCCGGATCGAATGGCGCCGGAGGCTCGGGCGGCTCGGGCGGCTCTGGAGGCAGCTCCTATTCGTGGACGGAGACCGAATCGTATACCGACAGCAATGGCGACACCCAAACGCGAACGACATACCATTCCAATCCGGGAGGTTCGTCCGGACGATCGGGCAACCGCGGCATGCCCGGGTCCGCATACCTGACCCCAGGCGCAGCCGGATCGAATGGCAGTTTCGTGATTCATGTTACGCACAATGGCGAAACCGCTGCATATCCGGATCGGTACGAATTACGGCTCCTCGGATTCGAGCATCGAAGCGACAATGACGATGGCATCTACGAGCCCGAAGAATCCATACACATTACGAACATCGAGGTGATGAACGTCGGCTCGATGCCGACGCCAGCGACGCGAGAAGTGCAGCTTTCGCTCCGGGAACAAGGCTGGATCATACCTGAAAAACAACATCTCGTCGTGCCATTTTCGCTTGGGCCTGGAAAGCGTCACGTCTTTGCTACGGAAAAACTCACGGCCAAACTCGGTGCATTTCACCCATCGAAACCATCGGATCCGCTCGCGCAAGAAGAGGTCGTGAGGCACAGAGCCTACGTGCCCGACGTGCGGCGTGAATTTTCCGCATACGAAAATGCGCGCAGTTTCGAGCTCGGGCGATTTTTGATTCGATTTCCCATCGAATCGTCCCCCATTGAAACGCTCTATTCGCTCGGCCCTGGACAAGCTGCACATCTTCGGTTTCGGATCACGAATACGTCGACTCGCCCGTACGGGGCCAATTCGCAGCTCGGACGTCGCATTACATTCCGACTCTTCTTTCACGAGAGCGAACTGGGCGACGAGGATCTTCTTTTTTTCGACGACACCGGCGCGCGCGTTCCACTGTCTCGAGGGTTTGCACGGGAAATTCCCGAACTATTGCCTGGACAATCCATCGTCATCGAAGGAGTCATTGCCATTTCGGAAAAAGCGCCATTTTATCGCGCGGGGCGAATGTGGCTTTCGCTCGAGCTCGGCGCCATTTCGGATCCTTCGCGACCGAAGCCGATTCAATATCGGGCTTTCGACGTCCGTGTTTCGCGTCCTTTCGATCGGCGCAGTCTCGGCGATGTGCTGCTCGTCGTCAACAATCGCACGGAAGCGGGAGAAGTCGAGGCTTGGCAACGGCTATGTTCGGCGCTTGGTTTGACCTGTTCCATCTACGATCTTTCGTTGGAAGGTGGATTCGATCTCGGAGGACAGGACAGCACGTTCATCGAAAAACTTCGCGATCGCACCGTCGTTTTCCTCAATCAACTCATGGATACGGCCAAGGGCGAACGCAAATCCATCCATTACGCTGCCAAAGGCGAGCTTTTCGATTTGTGCGCATCCGGCGGACGCGTTCATGTCGTTGGTGAAACGTTCAATTTCGAGCGCTTTTTGCTCCCCACGTTCGAGAGCGCCGAGTCCAAAGCCATCGTCCCCGCCCGATCGACGTACCTCGTGCATGAGAAGGGCAAACCTCGGCATACCTTGTCGGTGGGCGACGCGCCACATCAGCTCGAAATAACAAAATGGTCCATTTTTGGCCTGGGTTTCCCGAGCGAAAAGGCGCTTCGGAAGCGAGCGCTGTCATTGCATGAAAAACTCGAGCGACTCTACCCGGGCCGCCGTCACGTGCTCGTGTGGGAGCTCGAGCCAAAGCTCGTGAAAGATTACATCGTGGCGTCACGGTGGGACATGGGTCGCATATCGATCCATCGCTCGCTCGACGGAGTACCGGCATCCATTTCGGCGGCTTCGATGACAGGCCCCAAGCCAGATCAAATCAATGGCATTCTCCAGCACGACAATGTCATGCATTTCGTCCTTGCGTTGCCATTTACCGAAAAGCTCGGGCGGTTGGAGCTTCTCACGCAAACGTCGGCAAAATCCGCCATTCGAGGCGAATCCGAGGCTTCGACGGAAGCGCTCGAAGACATCCTTCTTCGTGCAATCGTCGTCGATTTGGTCGAAGAGCAGGTCGATCTCTTGCGACATGGGTGGTGCCAAGGCATGACGCCGCGGTCGCTCCGCGCAGCGCTCGTTTGCATGCGCGAGGTCTCGGGCAAGCTGTATTCGTCGATCAAGGGTTTGCCCGAGGTTCCTGCGCAAGCAGCGCTCGTGCGTATCTTGTCGAGCATGCACTTTTTTGCATCGAGCCAAGTGCGGGCTTGGGAATACGTGCCGCCTTTTCTTTTCGAGCGGCGGGCGCCGGTAATGCGCGGCGTGACGCTCGATTTGATCAGCGAGTGTATCGTGCGGGTTTTTGGAGGTACGGATCCCACGTCACCCGAGGGGAAGGAGCGAATTCGCGTCGCCAAAATCGCTGTCGAAACGGCACGCAAATCGCTCGCCAACAAATACAAGCAGGCAAAAAAGCAGCAAGAGTGGCTCGGCAACTGCGCCTCGTATGCGCGTGACCTTTTCCTCGCGCCGCTTTC